From the Plasmodium brasilianum strain Bolivian I chromosome 7, whole genome shotgun sequence genome, the window ACAATGggattaaatatataatatccaCTACATATCCCAATAATAGTTGCTACACATACACTTTTAAAATCAGTtctccttttcatttttttttctttttttatctcttttaTATCTTCATTAATGTTATTCTATTCATTCATTCAAGCAATCGTATGGTGAGAGGTGCTCAAAATCCATCCGTTTCAGTTATAAAACCtattctttataaatatatatatatatatatatttacatatatatttatgtattttcttttctttttttttttctcaatgATATCAGTTCATTACGGATATTAATAAGTAACAACGAAAGAAGTGAGATCAGAAAAGTTTTTAGATATTCCAAACATATTCTCATTAAAACgcataatattattcttttttttttttgaaaaatatattggtggtttttttttttttattttgtgtaaaaaaataaatataccaaAGTACAAAATgctgaaataaattaaaattaatatcattacttttttaattaatgtaaaaaaatataacgatatctaccttttttcttttcttttttccattacaggaaaagaaaaacacaGAATATGGTATAAAacaatacatacatacatacgcatacatacatacctacatacatatatacatacctacacacatacgtacatacctACACCCATACATacctacatacatacatacctACATACATACCTacctacatacatacatatataaacggTATAACCATTTACGAATAACATTGCTAATCCTCGAATTGTATAAAGGTGTATCCTACTTGTTTGAATAGTTACAGCTAGAGCATAATAAAGatagtaatattatattttctaatttcctttattacataaatgtgtgatttaaaaattataaacttTGGTATATTCCTCAAACAGGTTAAAGAgtgcataaatatacactCTTATGTAATAACATGTTTACCTTCAATGTTCGCACAccaattatacataaaaaataaaataaattaaaataaaataaagcggttaaaaaaataaagtgaggaacaaaaaaaaaaaaaaagaacactAAAATAAAGTTCGAACTAGCGTAAAactgaaaaattttaatcttGATAAGGAGAAAGTGCAACTTAAAATAAAGTTTATATCAACGGGAAATTTTTTCTGGCAATTCATACATACAAGATATATACacatagtatatatatatatatatatatatatatatatatatatatatataatatatatgttgtacGCGTTGAATGCTACTCCTTGGCTTCTATTCGTTACacttattattaaaaaaaaaaaatagcaaaaaggGTTATTTGTTACTCTGCAGTTgtttgatataattttttcttcctttaatTATTccgttttatttttaattttatttttctgttatgttttattatatcttatgattaaaaaaaaaagttaaagtatatatatatatacgtatatatataaaaaaaaattactaaaatacctgaacagttcataaaatatgaataatttttatatgatgcccatataaatttaaaaaaaaaatttattttttttttgtggaaaaaaatagatgaaaTTTCTTtgacatttttaaatatactgCTACTCGCTCCTTAATAAGCTCATACgtatataactttttaaacaaaatttacaaatatagaATTATAACTATTACGATAAAAGTACAACCTTTTgccttttaaatttaaaaatttttaaagaattatatattaatatatatatatatatatgtatatatatatatatttattatttttttttttatcatttaagtattttatttacttaatttttttatactttcatTTTACCTCCCCCTCATTCCTGGCACCTTTATTTCAAATATGGCAAGTAATGCAAATTTACTAATCGTTAAGGGAGAAAGTGACTACAGCAAGCTGAATACCTTTTTCGCGAACAATTCCTACTACCAAAATTATGCATTAAGTGCAAtggatataaaaatatataatcagATAAAATCAGTCATAAATAAAGACACGTATCCTCACTTATATCGTTGGTATAAACATATTGACTCTTTACCAAGTTATGTCATAGATCAGTATACGGAGAATAATAACAAGGGCAAAAAAGTGAATGCGGCAGATAAAAAAGctaatggaaaaaaaggtGCAGCTGATGATGAGATGTCGATAATGATATAGATCTTTTTGGTAGTGACAATGATGAtgataagaatattttattgaataaaaaaaaagagaaagaagaggagcttaaaaaaaagaaacaaaaagaaaaagagaaaaatagaTCAATATTGATTATTGAAATAAAACCTAAATCAATTGATACAGATATATCGAAAATACCAAAACTtgtgaaacaaaaaattgtgGATGAAAATATCAAATGGGGAGaggaagtaaaaaaattaccagTGGCCTTTGGATTGTATAAACTTCATATGTCATGTATAATTTATGACGATTTTGTTAATACAAATGAACTAATTgacaaaatagaaaatattgaTTTGGATAATGAAGaggatagaaaaaaaagatcttTAATTTTAGGACTAGATGATGAAGAGAATGAGGATTATGATGAAGATAAAAATGAGGAAGTAGAGGACGATTTAGACTTCCTAGTTCAATCAGCAGAGATTATTACTTTCAACAAACTATAAATACACGAATGTgcacatatgcatgtacggGCATATTGGCATACGTGCATATGATACACataatgtatttaatttttatttaaggaAGAGTATAAAACCCACACTGTTTATAAGTTATTGTGACGTTATAATATTACTGTTTTATGCAAACTAGTattgaagagaaaaaattataatacagTTCCAAACgcttaattttacttttttccattttttagaaactccaagtataaaatatacgttGCACATGTAAATCGTATTTTTAACGTATATTTACACTAGTGCAGAGTCAGCCCTAATACAATTCCATGTAGCATGCCATTTAGTGTAAGTTCGTGGAGctcttatatttattctgaatacataattttaatagtACATATTGTACCCCTACATTCCGTGTGCATGTTATGTATATTGCCTTTTTTGAAAATGCCTGTAAGAGTTGTTTTaacatgtgtacatgtgtgaacatacatatatatatatatatatatatatatttatttatacacattTGTCATGTCTTAGAGCCTGGAGTGCtccaaataataaaaacccAAATAGTGCCatgtatgtgtgcatatagtTTGTTACAAAACATTTAAACACcacaagtaaaaaaaatattatggggaaattaatataatacaacGATTTAAGCAATTTAATCAATGTACACAATTTAAGCTATTTACGCAATTTAAGCAATGTACACAATTTAAGCTATTTACGCAATTTAAGCAATGTACACAATTTAAGCTATTTACGCAATTTAAGCAATGTACACAATTTAAGCTATTTACGCAATTTAAGCAATGTACACAATTTAAGCAATGGGTTTTGTGTGCATATAAAACCTACTACAACATCTGTGCTtgtaaatgataaaaataaaaaaataataataaaataaaataaaacactttttttaattaatattttatatattcgtttgttaaaaaaaattaagagatatataatttaaatgagtATACCATATGCACTACTGTGTGAGATAAAATTAACTAAATATATACGCAAAGTATATAGAGGGGAGATGGAAACACgatagaataaataaaataattgggGAGAGGGACAAATAATTAATGAGAAGAATATTTCTTAACACAAGCttggtataaaaaaaaaaaaaaaaaaaaaaaaattaaaaagcaaaaagtaAAGggtaaaaagtaaaaactaataagtaaaaataggAAACAAATAGGTACTtgtttacaaataataacaaacacaaaaaattacatttgaATCTGGTATTCGAATAAAAACATAAGTTGAATTTGTGAAaataagaaacaaaaaagggaaaaacgTACCCgcgcatatttatatgtatgtatatatgtgtatgtatatatgtgtatgtatatatgtgtatgtatatatgtgtatgtatatatgtgtatgtatatatgtgtatgtatatatgtgtatgtatatacgtgtatgtatatgtttgtatatatatatatatgcacctATATACACGCACATTCTGTACATGAATATAGGTGCGCGTTTTATTTGTAACTTATAATAAAATCGTCCTCTTTAATGTACAATATAACAGAATCGTTGGGCTGgattttaatgttatatataccaTCTATATAAACAATAGTATTACTTGTACATGtttttatatcaatataaTTACAATTGTATATATGATCCGTTGAATCATATACAGTATTTTCTACAGGCTCTTTTACTAtacatttcatatatttactaCTTGGGTGAAAACaaatagaattattaatatattcagaGAATATATcgaaattaatattttctatattttttttcacaatatcattttgtatatttataaattcttcaattatatttttcattttttttttatcaattttatttacattatagGCCCATGCAGTTGATCCTGTACCACTTGTTATTAATAAAGCagtactttttaattttttaacaattttgttatcaatatttatatatgtacaaatattattttttattgcttcatatatatatacctcaTTAATACTTTTGTATGTTTCAACTTTATCCTGTTCAgatcttttaataaaaaccgtaatatatttcctatatatctttttatatgtatctGTTTCAAAGAAATACCTTAACgtattttttgcatattcTTCAACACTAATAATAAAGTTTTCCGGTTTTTCAATAATATGATTGGAGGATTCACATATGAGCATACCATCTATGACggtatttcttttcttttcttttcctttttttcccaCATCTGTTTCTGCTTCGAAGTCCTCCTTGTCTTCTACGTCTTTTGCTTTTGGTTCTGTTTTTTCTACTTTTGCTTCTGTTTTATCTGCTTTTACTTCTTCCCCTCCTTCGTTTTCCGCCTCTTTTATagcacctttttttttattattttccaaaCAGATATTCTTAAAATGAGTATTATCCTGTGTCCTCGTGCAGCTTTTTTCTAATGACTCATTAAAAGACAaactattattttgtaaGATGTTATTTATTGTGTTGgcattttcaaaattaatccgttcttttttgttttctcctatttcgttatatattattcctcttctttctctttcttttagtttattaataaaattagagACGTCtgtgaataaaaaatttcctttttttttttttttgctgtacattttttcaaattcgTTATATGATTCATacgtaaaattaattttcctttctagatctaaatgaaaataatctAAGCACAATTTCCCTTCTGATCTTTTAGGATCACTGTTTATTCCAACGAGTTCAATTGGCTTGTTCTTTCTATTCTCGTTTTTGtctattatgtatttattcgCAATTATATGTGCTGATTCGAGGTAGGTTCCATCTCCGCCTtgaggaaaaacaaaaatgggTAATATCATGTGTTTATAAGCGCCGTTGTGcatgttatatatgtatataagcaGCATcatatgtgttatatatgtatatatgcatctTTGTGTATTATGTAGGTGTACATATGCAACGTTGCGCATATCATATGTGTGTACAAGtaatatacatgcatacagtCATCTTCATgtgcatttatattttattttatatacatttgtggTCTCAAAGAAATATTAACGTCACAGTTCTACTtgaaggaatatatatatatatgtggatGGGTTACTTACCAACACTGAATATTGCATCTGGGGAAAAGACACTCGAGCTagttatgaatatattttctatatttcttttgtaaGCCTTTAATATAGACACATGgcacatatattttgttcttaataagttaataatattgttaacTATAAGTGTATGAGTAAAATGCGATATATAAACagagaaaaaattttttaaaatataatcatcTTTGAAACCTTGTTTTCTTAAATTATCATACTTAGTATATTTCtcaattaataatattcttttatattttttttcactactcatacttaatatatcatttgaAATATACTCACTCGAATAATACGTGCACTTAAGATCATTTGTATTgtcattatttctttttactttttcattattatttctagTTGGATCATTCATGTAATTATGTGAACTGCTGGAATACTCTGTTTTAAATAATCTCTGTTCATTAATATGTGGTATCATagttactaatttttttattgtgcTATTTAATATAGAGACATTAATATTGCTTATGCGTATACTTATGTAACATGgcataatttatacatattttttacctttttcaaATGTAAACTGATTTTAAGAAAACATATTTTGCAAATTCACACGAAATTATAAATGAGCAAATATTACATAACAGagctttttataaatatgcataagaGATGAACCttacaaataaattttagtACTTGTCCTTAAAGGAAGTTTTGTCAAAATAtgctttaaaaattatgtacacGTGAATGTAAACTACTAAAGAGTTGTATTATTCGAatttcttcttcctcttttgATGCTTCCTCTGTTGATACTTCCTCTGTTGATACTTCCTCCGTTGATACTTCCTCCGTTGATACTTCCTCCGTTGATACTTCCTCCGTTGATACTTCCTCCGTTGATACTTCCTCCGTTGATACTTCCTCTTTTGCTTCTTCCTATTTTTCTATTCTTCctttctttcttcttttttatgaacGAAATTCCGGCACTTTTAATCCACtaattgcttttttttatgactTAATATTTTGCACTGTGCATTCTGCATTCTGCACttcacattttatatattttgctttactttgtttttatattacgtGCTTCAATCAATTTCGTGGgtatacctatatatatatacatatatatatatatatatgtattatatacatacatttgcGCTCCTCTTATTACTCTTAGctttaattaattcttttctACTTGCACATAGCATACTATCAAAACGAAAGCTCCGTGTGtattctttttacttttttttttttatgaacatataatttCTGCTTTAGTTTAAAATAGGTgaacgaatatatatatctacattCAAGCGCATAGAAATAAGagcatatacaaatatatatatatatatatatatatatatacatgtaaaagtatatacgtaaatacatacatacacacatgcacttatatatatacatatatatatgtatatgtacgtgtttACATTTAcgaataagtaaaaatttttaaatttaacgtattcatttttaaatgaaagaGATTGTCATGAAACACTGCAATTATATGCGCGGCTAAGCAgggaataaaatttttttttttttttttttcttatgaaTAGAGAGTGAGCTGAGGATTCGAAGATATTCTCGTGCAGGAAACCAcattctttatattattatatacacttaaatgtatatatatttatatgtatacatgtacttccttttgcatgtatgtatgtacttatgaATACACATACTTGCACTGTCGCATGGTTATATATTCACGTgtatcattttttcatttatagtAGATTATTGCAGCGCTGATTAAAATAAACtcgtttcttttttaaacCCATTTGTATTTGTTCTTAAGAAGTTATACATTGAAAAGGGGGAAAATAATGCATGTACGGAATTGTTGAagaatctttttttttttttttttttccatttttattttaagctTGCATTAATTGTATAGTTACTAAATTTTCTAGCAATAAATGTGTACAATGACGTTTTAACCCTTAACTTTTAAACAAGGAGATTTTAGCTTtgctttttaaatataaaaaaatgagaaatgtTAAATAGTGTTGTGGGTATGAAAGTATAGTCAGTGTATCCCGTTCTACCTATTTAaagtgtgcatatatatatttacaaacaCTGAAGGCGTGAAATTAtttgctttctttttttaagctCTATTGGGAAAAATTGAAGCTTAATTGGTTCTTCTTTATGCATAAAACGTACACcttaactattttttttttttttcgaaaaagagtaattaagaaaataccaaaaaatggggaaaatatggaaaaaaaatgagaaaaatataggaaaaattaaaaaaaatatggaaagaATAGGCTGAATGTAGCATCCCTTgttatggaaaaaataataagcatAAATAGGTGAGAACAAACTGTacaaagaaattatttttttctcaatgCTGCTAATACGGATGAAGGTAAATTAactttaacaattttttcctCATGTTTAAAAATGCTTACTTGCATACCTGGTTCCAAGTATTCTTCAGCAACCCCAAAAATATTCA encodes:
- a CDS encoding hypothetical protein (conserved Plasmodium protein) — translated: MKSIMNCIMTMGHMQNYLRNTLIIFGNTNFVKLKRHISVLANELKSGNIFLHNDKYCEVTEQRQIKQGRLATTNMITFIDLSTLKSSSVKFACQAKVEKIEPKKTNAQIQYTDKQKNVVVCLDENYEDIEVPMNIFGVAEEYLEPGMQVSIFKHEEKIVKKKERKNRKIGRSKRGSINGGSINGGSINGGSINGGSINGGSINGGSINRGSINRGSIKRGRRNSNNTTLYTIKKLVTMIPHINEQRLFKTEYSSSSHNYMNDPTRNNNEKVKRNNDNTNDLKCTYYSSEYISNDILSMSSEKKYKRILLIEKYTKYDNLRKQGFKDDYILKNFFSVYISHFTHTLIVNNIINLLRTKYMCHVSILKAYKRNIENIFITSSSVFSPDAIFSVGGDGTYLESAHIIANKYIIDKNENRKNKPIELVGINSDPKRSEGKLCLDYFHLDLERKINFTYESYNEFEKMYSKKKKKGNFLFTDVSNFINKLKERERRGIIYNEIGENKKERINFENANTINNILQNNSLSFNESLEKSCTRTQDNTHFKNICLENNKKKGAIKEAENEGGEEVKADKTEAKVEKTEPKAKDVEDKEDFEAETDVGKKGKEKKRNTVIDGMLICESSNHIIEKPENFIISVEEYAKNTLRYFFETDTYKKIYRKYITVFIKRSEQDKVETYKSINEVYIYEAIKNNICTYINIDNKIVKKLKSTALLITSGTGSTAWAYNVNKIDKKKMKNIIEEFINIQNDIVKKNIENINFDIFSEYINNSICFHPSSKYMKCIVKEPVENTVYDSTDHIYNCNYIDIKTCTSNTIVYIDGIYNIKIQPNDSVILYIKEDDFIISYK
- a CDS encoding elongation factor 1-beta, with translation MASNANLLIVKGESDYSKLNTFFANNSYYQNYALSAMDIKIYNQIKSVINKDTYPHLYRWYKHIDSLPNLFGSDNDDDKNILLNKKKEKEEELKKKKQKEKEKNRSILIIEIKPKSIDTDISKIPKLVKQKIVDENIKWGEEVKKLPVAFGLYKLHMSCIIYDDFVNTNELIDKIENIDLDNEEDRKKRSLILGLDDEENEDYDEDKNEEVEDDLDFLVQSAEIITFNKL